A stretch of DNA from Erythrolamprus reginae isolate rEryReg1 chromosome 10, rEryReg1.hap1, whole genome shotgun sequence:
CCTTCTAAGCCTCGCAACGTGTCTCTTCCCCCGACGAAGACCTCTGAAGGACCCTAAAGCTTACAAAGTtttttgtgtgggttttttttcccctgcgcCAAATTCCGCCGCCGCTGCCAGCCCTGGTCGGCTGATTTCGCGCCGCTTCCCAAAATCTTTTCTTTCGAGGACTTgaagcctccctccctctcagcccccccccccccaggcccgaCAAGGCCTTCCCAGCGGACTCACATGATGCCTCCGCAGCCCCCGAGCCCggtcgcctgcctgcccgcccgccctgcCCAATGCGCGCTTCCAGCCTTGCGAGATGTCTCCAGCTCAGCGTCTCCCCGAAAGCCGCCGGGCGCCCCGCGTGGTCGCCCTGGGTCTGGGTCTGCTTTGGGGGACCGGGGGCTTTTCAGGGGTGTTACCTCTGCCGGGAGCGAGCGCTCAGCATCTCCGCGAGGATCTCGGTAAGGCCGGGCGAGTTCCCCTTCCCCTTTTTGCAGCTGCCCCCTCCGCGTCCTAGCGCGCACTGCCCTGGAAAACGGGTTCTTTTCGGAATGGGGACGGTTTCTCTTTTCGGGACTCGTCTACTTGTGAGttaagttaaaacaattaatcagtggaacggcttgccaccagaagttgtgaatgctccaacattggaagtttttaagaaagtgaacacaagaacaagggggcacaatctgaggtgagttgggggaaagatcagaagcaacgtgagaaaatatgattggactgaaagagtagtagatgcttggaacaaactcccagcagacgtggttggtaaatccacagtcactgaattcaaacatgtctgggataaacatatatccatcctaagataaaatgcaggaaatagtataagggcagactggatggaccaggaggtctttttctgctgtcaatcttctatgtttctaagaagatgttggataaccatctgtctaaagtaatgtagggtttcctgcctaagcagggggttggactagaagacctccaagtttccTTTTAActctattgtttatttgtttgtttgttttattgattttgatttatttataggccgcccttctcctaaaaAAGACAAGGTAATAAtagaatacaattaaaacattagaaaacatggataaaacccaatataaaaaccATCAATCATTCCTCGTTCTAATACTAATGGCCAGAGCAGAACTATCGCTCACGGTTCCCAGGCCTACTGGCatgaatgtgtttttaatgcctttcggaaggtgaggagagtgggggcggtacgaatctccaggggacgGGGGCCACAACAGTgaaggctctcccctgcggaCCTTccagtcggcattgtttggctgatgggacccagaggaggctgaTTCTGCgtgacctaactagtcgctgggacaCATGAGGCATTCCTGGTGGGATTATTGGTGGTAGAGGTCCCAGAATGTTTTGGGTGTTGTCCAAAAGGAGCTTTtctaaaaggcaattggacattctagggttttttttcctcttggaAACATTTCACttgtcattcaagaagcttcttcagttctgactgaattcttcagaactgaagaagcttcttgaaggagaagcaaaatgttttcaaaggaaacaaaacaagaaaagcacctttgggacaatcaggaCCTGgaggattgagaatctccatcgaCATTTTGGAGAATTATATGAGCGTGTAATACATTTGCAGGGGGAGCCATgagctttgtttatttattttaagcggTCTTTTTAAGCTACTTCTCCCAGAGAAGAAAGAGATTATCCTTTAAAAGGATCctttgtgatcccgctgtatagagcgctggtgagaccacatttggaatactgtgttcagttctggaaacctcacctacaaaaagatattgatcaaattgaacgggtccaaagacgggctacaaaaatggtggaaggttttaagcataaaacttatcaggaaagacttcatgaactccatctgtatagtcaggaggacagaaggaaaaggggggacatgatcgaaacatttaaatatgttaaagggttaaataaggtacaggagggaagtgtttttaataggaaagtgaacacaagaacaagggggcacaacctgaggttagttgggggaaagatcagaagcaacatgagaaaatattattttactgaaatagtagattttggaacaaacttccagcagacgtggttgggaaatccataggaactgaatttaaacatgcctaggataaacatatatccaccctaagataaaatacaggaaattgtataagggcagaggagatggaccatgaggtctttttctgccgtcaatcttctatgtttctatgtaagttctGCCTGGCCCTTCTTCAAAGTGAATCTACTCAGGCAGCCTAGATGGGCTTTTGATGAAATTAGGATTTTCCTAACTTGTTTTACAGAAAACAAAAGCCGGTGTGTTCTCTCCCCATCGTCGGAATTCCCCGAAGGGTTTTTCACGCCGCAAGAACGAGTGGAAGGCGGCATCGTGATCTATTTTATCATCATTTTTTACATGTTCCTGGCAGTGGCCATTGTCTGCGATGATTACTTCCTCCCGGCGTTGGAGATGATCAGTCATAGTAAGTCTGCCGTGGGCGATCGTATCCCCTCCCAAAACTGAATGGCCACTGGTGTCAAGACATTGATGATAAATTAAcaggcttgccacactatctatagaaggcctgatatttatgggaacttgggagggttgATCttcatgagtctacggagaggggtggcatacaaatctaataaatgaatgaatgaatgaatgaatgaatgaatgaatccatcATTATCTCTACCATCGtatttattatctatcatctagctagctagctagctagctagttatgTTATCTACCTGTCATCTAtccctattatctatctatctatctatctatctacctacctacctatcatatactgtatctatccatcatctatctacttagctagctatcatctatcatctctacctacctacctacctacctacctatctacacaTTCATCTATcattctctatcatctatcatctactcATCATTTATCCATCGtctatctctatcatccatctatctatctatctatctatctatctatctatctatctatctatctatctatgtatctatgtatctatgtatctttctttctttcttttttctctttctttctttctatctatccatatactattcatccattcatccatcatctatctatctatctatctatctatctatctatctatctatccatccatccatcaaataATTATCATCCCTGCCTGTTTTTTCATGCTAttatatcaatatctttttaagtTGCTTGAAGCCAATGGACATTGAAGGGACATATGTAGAAGtaagaaaaacaaatacaaacaaatacaaatacaaacgtCGTTCCTTGATTTTTACCCATCCCTGATGATTGCATGCCTCTTGTCCCTACTGACCCTTCCTCTAGCTCTGGGCCTCTCTCAAGACGTGGCAGGAGCAACCTTCATGGCAGCGGGCAGTTCTGCTCCCGAGTTAGTCACCGCTTTTCTTGGTAAGCCACCCTTTAACCAGCTTTGGTCGACTTTCGAACCGTGTTTCAGTCTGTGCAACAGCAAAAGTCAGCCCTGTCAACCAATGCTTCATTTTTAGGTGTTTTTGTCACGAAGGGAGATATCGGAGTCAGCACAATCCTTGGCTCTGCCATCTATAATCTTCTCGGCATCTGTGCAGCCTGTGGGCTCTTAGCCGGCATGGTGCGTAcgctcttttattatttatttatttatttattcattcattcattcattcattcattcattcattcattcattctttgatttgatttgtatgccgcctggtcgctgggattcgtgtggcagaaggcggtccctgagataatctggtccggtgccatgaagggctttataggtcataaccaacactttgaattgtgaccggaaactgatcggcaaccaattcagattgcggagtgttggtgtaacatgggcatatttagggaagcccatgattgctctcgcagctgcattctgcacgacctgaagtttccgaacacttttcaaaggtagccccgtgtagagagcgttacagtagtcgaacctcgaggtgatgagggcatgagtgactgtgagcagtccaaatagggctgcaactggtgaaccaggcaaacctgggcgaacgcccccctcgccacagctgaaagatgtttctctaatgtgagctgtggatcgaggaggacgcccaagttgcagaccctctctgagggggtcaatgactcccccccccagggtgatggacggacagatggaattgtccttgggaggcaagacccacagccactccgtcttgtctgggttgagtttgagtttgttgacacccatccaggccccaacagtctccaggcactgacacatcacttccactacttcgttGACTTTTGAACTGTGATTATGATTCCGCCTTCCCCTTAATTGCAAAGGGAAATTAATTTGAGGGCCAAATGATGGTACTTCCCATCCCAGGTAGGATGTTACTGATCAGGGATAACCCCAAAAAAGTTTAGCATAATAAGTTACTGAGATCTTGGTACTTCTAGAAAATTGATACATCCTGCAAATTGGTACTTGGTAACTTCTGAAAATTTATACAACTATTGTTGGATAGTTGTATCCAATAATTTCCATATTGCAAAGGGAAATACATATCTTAGGTTAAGTagatgcaaaaagaatgttgagactctagaaaaagtgcagagaagagcgacaaagatgattgggggactggaagctaaaacataagaagaacagttgcaagaactgggcatgactagttcgatgaagagaaggaccaggggagacatgatactggtgttccaatatctcaggggttgccacaaagaaggagtcaacctattctctagcacctgagtgtagaacaagaagcaatggatggaaattaaacaaggagagaagcaacttagaactaaggagaaatttcctgacagtcagaacagttaatcagtggaacagcttgcctccagaagttgtgaatgccccaacactggcggtttttaagaagatgttggatcatcatctgtctgaagtagtgtagggtttcctgcctaagcagggggttggactagaaggtcccttccaactctgttgttgttgttgttgttgttgttgttgttgttgttgttattattattattattattattattattattattattattactattattatgaaATTGCTTACTGGGCATGTTGACATTTTTAAGACATTCTTGGATGAAATTTGGAACACGCCAACCAAAGCTTGACTGATGGTAATCCTGAAGATCAGTGGTTATTATCTTCATGTTGGGGGGGGACGACTGTCCTTGAAGACCATCTGTTGGGAGATGGTGAGCTTCCATCTATACTTAGTTGGTCCCTGGGAGAAAGCACAGCTGGACCAGATGGATTGAGATCCAATCCAACAAGGAAGCTCTTATGTTCTCGAAGGACCCATTTGTTACAAAGACTTGAAAAATCTCACGTAATCCAAATGTTATATTGTCGGAATTGTGTTCTCTAGGCTTCACACCTTTCTTGCTGGCCATTGTTCAGAGATTGCTTGGCTTATATTATTAGTGCGGGGGCCGTCCTTGGCATGATTGTGGACAACAAAGTTCATTGGTAAGTGTTCCCTGGAAGTAGCAATTGCATTTAgattttagcatttagcatttagatttatataccgcttcacagtgctttacagccctcttaagcagtttacagagaataagcatattgcccctaacataTTACAAGGAGTTTTTCCcttatgccatcactctgctaaacaactaattcccacaacaaacttttttaaaaggcaatatTGCCATCATTATTCTTATTTTCCTtattacctatctccttataACTGTTGCTTATGACTATTATTTGTATGTACATTGGTATGCACTAGGAACAAATTctttgtgtctaatcacacttggccaataaagaatttctattctattctaaattctattctattctaaattctactctaaattctactctattccaaattctattctattccatacttttctattccattctaaattttattctatgctatgctattctaaattctattccattctaaattctattccattctaaattcTATTATATACTTTTCTATTGCATTCTAAAttttattctatgctattctactctaaattctattctattctaaaatcttTATAGAACATTagaatattcttttctattctaatttatattatattatattattttctattctattctaaattatattctattttaaattcaattctattctaaattctactctaaattctaatctattctaaattctattctattccatacttttctattccattctaaattttattctatgctatgctattctaaattctattctattcttttctattgtattctaaaTTTTATTCTGCTATTCtactctaaattctattctattctaaaatctttatagaatattagaatagaatattattttctattcttttctaatttatattctattcttttctattctattctattctaaattctattctattttaaattcaattctattctattctaaattctattctattcttttctatcctatcagactagatggaccatggggtctttttctgccgtcagtcttctatgtttctatgtttctatattctattttttgcAAGATACATGGGCTTGCATCACGCTATGGTCTTATCATGGCTGATAAATGGACCAGTTACGACTGGCTAGTTTGCCTACCACATCAAAGCAAAGTGGGTGTTTTCACACAACCTGCTAAGCCCACATTGACGCAAAGTTTTTACTTTGTCTTAGGTATGAATGTGCTTCACTCCTGTTAATATATGGCATCTATATTTTAGTACTCTGCTTTGACATTAAAATCAGCCAATATTTCATGAGCAAGTTTAGTCCTTGCTGCACCTGCTTCTTGCTGAACGCGGAAAAAGCCGAAGACCAGCCGCTCTCGGGATGGAGGGACGAGACTCAACCTCTCGTCCGGCGGCTGTCGAGACCAGACGATATTTTCCACGAGTCTGATTACTCTCAACTTTCCGCAAGCTTACACGGACTCGATACCATTTCTGAAGGTATTTATTTTAGCCAGGACCTCTTTTAAAACTGTTGCAAGAACAACTGCTAAttggatataaatccaattaaataaataattaaa
This window harbors:
- the SLC24A5 gene encoding sodium/potassium/calcium exchanger 5, translated to MFLAVAIVCDDYFLPALEMISHTLGLSQDVAGATFMAAGSSAPELVTAFLGVFVTKGDIGVSTILGSAIYNLLGICAACGLLAGMASHLSCWPLFRDCLAYIISAGAVLGMIVDNKVHWYECASLLLIYGIYILVLCFDIKISQYFMSKFSPCCTCFLLNAEKAEDQPLSGWRDETQPLVRRLSRPDDIFHESDYSQLSASLHGLDTISEDPPSVFTVPEDDLKRILWVLALPITTVLYLTIPDCRKLFWKKWFMISFFMSAVWISAFTYILVWMVTIVGETLHIPETVMGLTLLAAGTSIPDTIASVLVAKRGKGDMAMSNIVGSNVFDLLCLGLPWFIKTAFVDRSGPVLVNSSGLTYTAISLIGSIVFIFLAVHLNGWKLDKKLGAVSLLMYLAFATLSILYELGIIGNNPIKNCGN